The Acidimicrobiia bacterium genome has a window encoding:
- a CDS encoding amidohydrolase family protein translates to MGTNYLVISSDGHAGPPAEHYREYLDPEYRADFDEHQANQARMREAMQKARGAGDNSDFKKKWEAQTGGDGGLTAAYDSDHRNKILNIEGVAAEVLFPDADVLGTGRIAASPFGSGLAGGAGNAPELALAGAKAHNRWLADFCAQEPDRRIGVALIPILYDLDAAVAEIHDARALGLRGAMIPTRWFDQPAYHHPRYDVVWEACEDTGMVLHTHSGAGPADYGEGRGTMAIYASEAYWWAARPLWVLLWAGVFERYPKLKYVVAENGAWWAPDLLYKMDEKFVGGHNTEKMGDAFRQELKMKPSDYFHRNCYLAASTPGTEDIDRRYQVGINNLLWGNDLPHPEGTFPFTQYWIRERFHDLPHDETARILGENAADVYGVDRAALTTLVEEFGPSPEQVHGDKPVEPAPV, encoded by the coding sequence ATGGGCACCAACTACCTCGTGATCTCGTCGGACGGCCATGCCGGGCCCCCTGCGGAGCACTACCGGGAGTACCTCGACCCCGAGTATCGGGCCGACTTCGACGAGCACCAGGCGAACCAGGCCCGGATGCGCGAAGCGATGCAGAAGGCGCGCGGCGCCGGCGACAACTCCGACTTCAAGAAGAAGTGGGAGGCGCAGACCGGTGGCGACGGCGGGCTCACCGCCGCGTACGACTCCGACCACCGCAACAAGATCCTGAACATCGAAGGCGTGGCCGCGGAGGTTCTCTTCCCCGATGCCGACGTGCTCGGCACCGGCCGCATCGCGGCGTCGCCGTTCGGGTCGGGACTCGCGGGCGGCGCGGGCAACGCGCCCGAGCTCGCGCTTGCGGGCGCGAAGGCCCACAACCGTTGGCTCGCCGACTTCTGCGCGCAGGAGCCCGACCGCCGTATCGGTGTCGCGCTCATCCCGATCCTCTACGACCTCGACGCCGCGGTCGCCGAGATCCACGACGCACGCGCACTCGGTCTGCGCGGTGCGATGATCCCCACGCGGTGGTTCGACCAGCCCGCGTACCACCACCCGCGTTACGACGTCGTGTGGGAAGCCTGCGAAGACACCGGCATGGTGTTGCACACGCACTCGGGCGCCGGGCCCGCCGACTACGGCGAAGGCCGCGGCACCATGGCGATCTACGCGTCGGAGGCGTACTGGTGGGCGGCGCGTCCGCTCTGGGTGCTGCTGTGGGCGGGCGTGTTCGAGCGCTACCCGAAACTGAAGTACGTCGTCGCGGAGAACGGCGCGTGGTGGGCACCCGACCTGCTCTACAAGATGGACGAGAAGTTCGTCGGCGGCCACAACACCGAGAAGATGGGCGACGCCTTCCGCCAAGAGCTGAAGATGAAGCCCAGCGACTACTTCCACCGGAACTGCTACCTCGCCGCGTCCACGCCCGGCACGGAAGACATCGACCGCCGTTACCAAGTGGGGATCAACAACCTCCTCTGGGGCAACGATCTCCCCCACCCTGAGGGCACGTTCCCGTTCACGCAGTACTGGATCCGCGAGCGTTTTCACGACCTGCCCCACGACGAGACCGCGCGCATCCTCGGCGAGAACGCGGCCGACGTCTACGGCGTCGACCGTGCTGCGCTCACCACGCTCGTGGAGGAGTTCGGGCCGTCGCCCGAGCAGGTGCACGGCGACAAGCCGGTGGAGCCCGCACCGGTGTAA
- a CDS encoding acetyl-CoA acetyltransferase gives MASHGIKDRVAVVGMGCTRFVEHWDLGLDDLLIDAANEAYTSAGVDKAAVDAYWLGTAQGGMSGITLARPLQLEHKPVTRVENYCATGAEAFRQASYAVASGAYDVAMAIGVEKTKDSGYQGLAAVNPPNDGTLRTLTAAAMFSMVAPAYADKFGVDPDKLRESMAHVAYKNHYNGARNTRAQFRREVSMETICASPKVAGTLGVFDCAGVADGAAAAIVCRAEDAHRYTDKPLFVKALSFVAGNGSGLTDPDYDYTTFPEVAATARDAYAQAGVTDPRRELALAEVHDCFTITELVLMEDLGFSERGAAWRDEIDGVFDLDGELPVNPDGGLKSFGHPVGASGLRMMFEAWLQLRGEAPTERTVDSEKSLALTHNLGGYPGEMVSFVSILGRD, from the coding sequence ATGGCTAGTCACGGGATCAAAGACCGCGTCGCGGTCGTCGGCATGGGATGCACGCGCTTCGTCGAGCACTGGGACCTCGGCCTCGACGACCTCCTCATCGACGCCGCCAACGAGGCGTACACCTCCGCGGGAGTCGACAAGGCCGCCGTCGATGCCTACTGGCTCGGCACCGCGCAGGGCGGGATGAGCGGCATCACGCTCGCCCGGCCGCTCCAGCTCGAGCACAAGCCCGTCACGCGTGTCGAGAACTACTGCGCTACGGGCGCCGAGGCGTTCCGGCAAGCTTCGTACGCGGTGGCGTCAGGCGCGTACGACGTGGCGATGGCGATCGGTGTGGAGAAGACAAAGGACTCGGGCTACCAGGGCCTGGCGGCGGTGAACCCGCCGAACGACGGCACGCTGCGCACGCTCACGGCGGCGGCGATGTTCTCGATGGTCGCACCCGCGTACGCCGACAAGTTCGGCGTCGACCCCGACAAGCTGCGCGAGTCGATGGCACACGTCGCGTACAAGAATCACTACAACGGCGCGCGCAACACGCGCGCGCAGTTCCGGCGTGAGGTGTCGATGGAGACCATCTGCGCGTCGCCCAAGGTCGCCGGCACGCTTGGTGTGTTCGACTGCGCCGGTGTGGCCGACGGCGCAGCTGCCGCGATCGTGTGCCGCGCCGAAGACGCTCACCGTTACACCGACAAGCCACTGTTCGTGAAGGCGCTGTCGTTCGTGGCGGGCAACGGGAGCGGTCTCACCGACCCCGACTACGACTACACGACGTTCCCCGAGGTCGCGGCTACCGCGCGCGATGCTTACGCGCAGGCCGGCGTCACCGATCCGCGTCGCGAGCTCGCGCTCGCCGAAGTGCACGACTGCTTCACGATCACCGAGCTCGTGCTCATGGAGGACCTCGGGTTCTCCGAGCGCGGCGCGGCGTGGCGCGACGAGATCGACGGCGTGTTCGACCTCGACGGCGAGTTGCCCGTCAACCCCGACGGCGGGTTGAAGTCGTTCGGACACCCGGTGGGCGCGTCGGGCCTGCGCATGATGTTCGAGGCGTGGCTCCAACTCCGCGGCGAGGCGCCAACCGAGCGCACGGTCGACAGCGAAAAGTCGCTCGCCCTCACCCACAACCTCGGCGGCTACCCCGGCGAGATGGTGAGCTTCGTTTCGATCCTCGGTCGCGATTGA
- a CDS encoding DinB family protein codes for MGSAELLLTQLQRAFDAARVDVEALDDDEYFWEPVTPCWSVRRRNEAGPGWGAGEWVCEDVWPPPDPPLVTTIAWRLAHLSAWTDVYRSYTFEDASLGLPGFEVPGSAAVALDWLDRSQHAFAAAVASVRDDELDELRPAHWGGQLPIEFLVWTIQFEHIHHGAEISLLRDLRRGTARSIPP; via the coding sequence ATGGGATCGGCCGAGCTGCTGCTGACGCAGCTCCAGCGCGCCTTCGATGCCGCCCGCGTCGATGTGGAGGCTCTCGACGACGACGAGTACTTCTGGGAACCGGTCACGCCCTGCTGGTCGGTCCGGCGGCGCAACGAAGCCGGGCCCGGGTGGGGAGCGGGGGAATGGGTCTGCGAAGACGTATGGCCGCCACCGGACCCGCCGCTCGTGACGACGATCGCGTGGAGGCTCGCGCATCTGTCGGCCTGGACGGATGTCTACCGGTCGTACACGTTCGAGGACGCGTCGCTCGGTCTTCCGGGCTTCGAGGTGCCCGGCAGCGCGGCCGTCGCGCTCGACTGGCTCGACCGTTCGCAGCACGCGTTCGCAGCCGCGGTCGCGTCCGTGCGCGACGACGAGTTGGACGAGCTCCGGCCCGCGCACTGGGGCGGGCAGCTGCCGATCGAGTTCCTGGTGTGGACGATCCAGTTCGAGCACATCCACCACGGCGCGGAGATCAGCTTGCTCCGCGACCTCCGGCGAGGGACGGCACGAAGCATCCCGCCCTGA
- a CDS encoding SDR family NAD(P)-dependent oxidoreductase, giving the protein MVDSSVAGRVVIITGASRGIGRGIALHLARQGARLAITGRRPDRLEAISAELDTLGAQYLAVPVNVADRDGAFDLVAQTVERFGRVDGLVANAQTFRSVTPLADVTESDMNLLFDTGPKGTLWGMQAVFPHMRHQGWGRIVTLGSHAGLLGAVGYAPYASSKEAIRALTRAAAREWGQYGIVVNCICPVSIAHRAPPDDDPARVAVYESTFADQPIARDGDAEDDIAPVVSFLLSDACRYVTGETFMVDGGALMRP; this is encoded by the coding sequence ATGGTCGACAGCAGCGTCGCGGGACGCGTGGTCATCATCACTGGCGCATCGCGCGGGATCGGCCGTGGCATCGCGCTCCACCTCGCTCGTCAGGGGGCGCGTCTCGCGATCACCGGCCGCCGGCCCGATCGCCTCGAGGCGATCTCCGCGGAGCTCGACACGCTCGGCGCGCAGTACCTCGCGGTGCCGGTGAACGTGGCCGATCGTGACGGGGCGTTCGACCTCGTCGCGCAGACGGTCGAACGCTTCGGGCGCGTCGACGGCCTGGTCGCGAACGCACAGACGTTCCGCTCGGTGACCCCGCTCGCGGACGTCACCGAATCGGACATGAACCTGCTCTTCGACACCGGGCCCAAGGGGACGCTCTGGGGGATGCAGGCGGTGTTCCCGCACATGCGCCACCAGGGTTGGGGTCGCATCGTCACGCTGGGCTCGCACGCCGGGCTGCTCGGTGCGGTCGGCTACGCGCCGTACGCGTCGTCGAAGGAGGCGATCCGTGCACTGACGCGCGCCGCGGCGCGCGAGTGGGGCCAGTACGGGATCGTCGTGAACTGCATCTGTCCGGTCTCGATCGCGCACCGCGCGCCTCCCGATGACGACCCTGCGCGCGTCGCGGTCTACGAGTCGACGTTCGCCGACCAGCCGATAGCGCGTGACGGCGACGCCGAAGACGACATCGCGCCGGTGGTGTCGTTCCTGCTGTCGGACGCGTGTCGCTACGTGACGGGCGAGACGTTCATGGTCGACGGCGGCGCGCTCATGCGCCCCTGA
- a CDS encoding SDR family oxidoreductase, with translation MTEEDGARPLDGMRALVIGGGSGIGLGSARLLAADGARVTLAGRTLSKLEGAAVELRDELPSAEIGVSVCDVLIGGDVRRAVDVAAGDGGLDIAVTVPGGGPYSPVLGYGDDDFDAAIRANVRPQFLTIKYAGSAMVRSGGGSIVAISSTVAVFPMPFDAGYAAGKTAVDMLVRIAADELGGAGVRVNAVRPGLTATDTTRGLVGNDAILQRFLEQQPIKRVGQVDDIAHAVRYFAGPESSWVTGQCLTVDGGHTLRRFPDLTDLARTVFGEDDFDAAMRGELPR, from the coding sequence ATGACGGAGGAAGACGGTGCGCGGCCGCTCGACGGCATGCGGGCGTTGGTCATCGGTGGGGGGAGCGGGATCGGTCTCGGCAGCGCGCGTCTGCTCGCGGCCGACGGCGCGCGCGTGACGCTCGCGGGCCGCACGCTCAGCAAGCTCGAAGGCGCGGCCGTGGAATTGCGCGACGAGTTGCCGAGCGCGGAGATCGGCGTGTCGGTCTGCGACGTGCTCATCGGCGGCGACGTACGGCGCGCGGTCGACGTGGCCGCGGGTGACGGCGGCCTCGACATCGCGGTGACGGTCCCGGGCGGCGGTCCGTACAGCCCGGTGCTCGGCTACGGCGACGACGACTTCGACGCCGCGATCCGCGCCAACGTCCGTCCGCAGTTCCTCACGATCAAGTACGCGGGCTCGGCGATGGTGCGGTCGGGTGGCGGATCGATCGTCGCGATCTCCTCGACGGTCGCCGTCTTCCCGATGCCGTTCGACGCCGGCTATGCCGCGGGCAAGACGGCGGTCGACATGCTCGTGCGCATCGCCGCCGACGAGCTGGGCGGCGCCGGGGTGCGGGTGAACGCGGTGCGCCCCGGACTCACCGCCACCGACACCACCAGGGGGCTCGTCGGCAACGACGCGATCCTCCAGCGCTTCCTCGAGCAGCAGCCGATCAAGCGCGTCGGGCAGGTCGACGACATCGCGCACGCGGTCCGCTACTTCGCGGGACCGGAGTCGAGCTGGGTCACCGGGCAGTGCCTCACGGTCGACGGCGGTCACACGCTGCGCCGGTTCCCCGATCTCACCGATCTGGCGCGCACCGTGTTCGGCGAAGACGACTTCGACGCCGCGATGCGCGGCGAGCTGCCGCGCTGA
- a CDS encoding PaaI family thioesterase: protein MADRSTPISAARLAEQLGDQLPAAHTIPPESFELVSRIRELVEAVVLTDAPESVRAAAADEIASITERLGAEQRASALLLVRHADGRVESLAQAGSGRLNPQAPPLEFVEFGDEVVARCTLTAAHGGSPSRAHGSVVATLLDEVLGRAVTDAGASGLTVSLEVSYRAATPYGVPLEIRGRLTGRDGRKSFASGEVYADGVVTAVGEAVYVGERR from the coding sequence GTGGCTGATCGCTCGACGCCGATCTCGGCCGCGCGCCTCGCCGAGCAGCTCGGCGACCAGCTCCCTGCGGCCCACACCATCCCGCCCGAGTCGTTCGAGCTCGTGAGCCGCATCCGCGAGCTCGTCGAAGCGGTGGTGCTCACCGACGCCCCGGAGAGCGTGCGAGCGGCCGCGGCGGACGAGATCGCATCGATCACCGAGCGCCTCGGCGCGGAGCAGCGCGCATCGGCGCTGCTCCTGGTTCGCCATGCCGACGGGCGGGTCGAGAGCCTCGCCCAGGCCGGTTCGGGCCGCCTCAACCCGCAGGCGCCCCCGCTCGAGTTCGTCGAGTTCGGCGACGAGGTCGTCGCGCGGTGCACGCTGACCGCCGCGCACGGCGGATCGCCGTCACGCGCGCACGGCAGTGTGGTCGCGACGCTGCTCGACGAAGTGCTCGGCCGCGCGGTCACCGACGCAGGCGCGAGCGGCCTCACCGTCTCGCTCGAGGTGAGCTACCGCGCTGCCACTCCCTACGGCGTCCCGCTCGAGATCCGCGGCCGGCTCACGGGGCGCGACGGCCGCAAGAGCTTCGCCTCCGGCGAGGTCTACGCCGACGGCGTCGTCACCGCGGTCGGCGAAGCCGTGTACGTGGGCGAACGCCGCTAG
- a CDS encoding amidohydrolase family protein, with the protein MNVEDMIFISVDDHVVEPPHMFHGRMPAKHADRAPRVVQNERGDDVWVFEGSTIPNIGLNAVAGRPREEYGVNPTSFEEMRPGCYDIHERVKDMSAGGVLTSMCFPSFPAFSGRLFAACPDKDLALATVQAYNDWHIDEWAGTYPGRMIPMALPVLWDPQLCGDEIRRVAAKGCHSVTFTENPAELGYPSFHQEHWDPMWQALVDEGTTLNVHLGSSGKLAVTAPDAPIDVMMTLQPMNICMAAADLVLSRVFKNYPDLKVALSEGGTGWIPYFLDRLDRTFDMHHAWTGMDLGEGVVPSDVFRQHILTCFIADPIGLALRDEIGIDNMCWEQDYPHSDSSWPSAPEELVEMAAKYQVPDAELAKITHENAMRWYRFSPFTHIPREQCTVGALRASVAGHDTSIRAMDQGRYAGATMISLGELAANATA; encoded by the coding sequence ATGAACGTCGAGGACATGATCTTCATCAGCGTGGACGACCACGTCGTCGAGCCGCCGCACATGTTCCACGGCCGCATGCCGGCCAAGCACGCCGACCGGGCGCCGCGCGTCGTCCAGAACGAGCGCGGCGACGACGTATGGGTCTTCGAAGGCAGCACGATCCCGAACATCGGCCTCAACGCCGTCGCCGGCCGTCCGCGCGAGGAGTATGGAGTGAACCCAACCTCCTTCGAGGAGATGCGGCCGGGCTGTTACGACATCCACGAACGCGTCAAGGACATGAGCGCGGGCGGCGTGCTCACGAGCATGTGCTTCCCTTCGTTCCCGGCCTTCTCCGGTCGGCTGTTCGCTGCGTGTCCCGACAAGGACCTCGCGCTCGCCACCGTGCAGGCGTACAACGACTGGCACATCGATGAGTGGGCCGGCACCTATCCCGGGCGCATGATCCCGATGGCGCTCCCGGTGTTGTGGGACCCACAGCTGTGTGGCGACGAGATCCGGCGCGTCGCGGCCAAGGGGTGCCATTCCGTGACGTTCACGGAGAACCCCGCTGAGCTCGGGTACCCGAGCTTCCATCAGGAGCACTGGGACCCGATGTGGCAGGCGCTGGTCGACGAGGGAACCACCCTGAATGTCCACCTCGGATCGTCGGGAAAGCTCGCAGTCACCGCGCCCGACGCACCGATCGACGTGATGATGACGCTCCAGCCCATGAACATCTGCATGGCGGCAGCCGACCTCGTGCTGTCGCGCGTCTTCAAGAACTACCCCGATCTGAAGGTCGCGCTGTCCGAGGGTGGCACGGGTTGGATCCCGTACTTCCTCGACCGCCTCGACCGCACGTTCGACATGCACCACGCGTGGACCGGCATGGACTTGGGTGAGGGAGTGGTGCCGTCCGACGTGTTCCGGCAGCACATCCTCACGTGCTTCATCGCAGACCCGATCGGGCTCGCGCTGCGCGACGAGATCGGGATCGACAACATGTGCTGGGAGCAGGACTACCCGCACTCCGACTCGTCGTGGCCGAGCGCGCCCGAGGAACTCGTCGAGATGGCGGCGAAATACCAGGTACCCGACGCCGAGCTCGCCAAGATCACACACGAGAACGCGATGCGCTGGTACCGCTTCTCCCCGTTCACCCACATCCCACGCGAGCAGTGCACCGTGGGCGCGCTGCGCGCGTCGGTCGCCGGCCACGACACCTCGATCCGCGCGATGGACCAGGGCCGCTACGCCGGCGCCACCATGATCAGCCTCGGCGAGCTCGCGGCCAACGCCACCGCCTGA
- a CDS encoding OB-fold domain-containing protein, whose translation MRGIISWAAYLPYRRLDRGEIAPFVGQGGGKGTRTVASYDEDSTTMAVEAARLARRATDVIPAQILFGSTTPAYADKTNATGVQAALRLPSTTAAFDVGLSPRSAVGALLLTLGGSKPALVVSADVRTGLAGSTEEAMQGDAAAAFLVGSDHDTAVVAEFLGSASVTDEYVERWRTPGELRTKVWDERFSEVASVPLAVDAWNAALESAGLTAGDIALAAVAAPVQRVARSAGGKLDGVQVIDDLSSTVGIAGAAHPGLLLVALLEQAEPGQVVALVSAADGADVLLFRATDAIARHRPARTIATQVAAGGALPYGKFLAWKGVLPVEPPRRAEPQRVSATAAARNEDWKFAFVGSKERDTGVVHVPPARVSRDGEHTDNMDPAPLADKQGTIATFTVDRLAYSPSPPIVFAVVDFDGGGRLPVELTDVDESEVAIGMRVEMTFRRLFTADGIANYFWKGRLVRDG comes from the coding sequence ATGCGCGGGATCATTTCGTGGGCTGCGTACCTGCCGTATCGACGCCTCGACCGCGGAGAGATCGCGCCATTCGTCGGGCAAGGCGGCGGGAAGGGCACCCGCACCGTCGCGAGCTACGACGAAGACTCCACCACGATGGCCGTGGAAGCGGCTCGACTTGCGCGGCGCGCAACCGACGTCATACCCGCGCAGATCCTGTTCGGTTCCACCACGCCCGCCTATGCCGACAAGACCAACGCGACGGGCGTGCAGGCCGCGCTGCGGTTGCCGTCCACCACCGCCGCGTTCGACGTCGGGCTGTCGCCGCGCTCGGCGGTCGGCGCCCTACTCCTCACGCTCGGCGGGTCGAAACCCGCGCTGGTGGTCAGCGCCGACGTGCGGACCGGCCTCGCGGGCAGCACCGAGGAGGCGATGCAAGGTGACGCAGCCGCGGCGTTCCTGGTCGGCAGCGACCACGACACGGCGGTCGTTGCCGAGTTCCTCGGGAGCGCGAGCGTCACCGACGAATACGTCGAGCGCTGGCGCACGCCCGGCGAGTTGCGCACGAAGGTGTGGGACGAGCGGTTCAGCGAGGTCGCTTCGGTTCCGCTGGCCGTCGACGCGTGGAACGCGGCGCTCGAGTCGGCCGGGCTCACCGCCGGTGATATTGCGCTCGCCGCGGTCGCCGCGCCCGTGCAGCGTGTTGCGCGCAGCGCCGGCGGCAAGCTCGACGGCGTGCAGGTGATCGACGACCTCTCGTCAACCGTCGGTATCGCTGGTGCCGCGCACCCGGGCCTGCTCCTCGTCGCGCTGCTCGAACAGGCCGAACCGGGTCAGGTCGTCGCGTTGGTGAGCGCGGCCGACGGCGCCGACGTGCTGTTGTTCCGCGCGACCGACGCCATTGCGCGCCACCGTCCGGCGCGCACGATCGCGACGCAAGTTGCGGCGGGTGGCGCGCTCCCGTACGGCAAGTTCCTGGCGTGGAAGGGCGTGTTGCCGGTGGAGCCGCCGCGCCGCGCCGAGCCACAACGTGTGTCGGCCACCGCTGCCGCGCGAAACGAAGACTGGAAGTTCGCGTTCGTCGGCTCGAAAGAACGCGACACGGGCGTGGTGCACGTGCCCCCGGCGCGCGTGTCGCGTGACGGCGAGCACACCGACAACATGGATCCGGCGCCCCTCGCCGACAAGCAGGGCACCATCGCCACGTTCACCGTGGACCGCCTCGCGTACTCGCCGAGCCCTCCGATCGTATTCGCCGTCGTCGACTTCGACGGCGGTGGCCGGCTCCCGGTCGAGCTCACCGACGTCGACGAGAGCGAAGTCGCGATCGGCATGCGGGTCGAGATGACGTTCCGCCGGTTGTTCACGGCGGATGGCATCGCGAACTACTTCTGGAAAGGCAGGCTGGTTCGAGATGGCTAG
- a CDS encoding TIGR03619 family F420-dependent LLM class oxidoreductase, which translates to MDFGAHPYTLDHLVAYTKTAAQLGFRALSVNDHMVFSVPWLDGPIALAAVMEHSAEMALATTVALAVVRGPVPVAKTLGAIDRLSGGRLVVAVGPGSSAEDYAAVGIDFSERWQRFDEAIGVLRALWRRDGVPFVGRFYSTEGLSLDPLPAQPGGPPIWVGSWGSDAGLRRVARLADGWLASAYNTTPDLFGEAWQALRSKLTDRGKNPATFPNALATMWCYITDDRDEADRILRERVIPTVHRPEHVLRERLPIGPPELFAEKLTAFAKAGVQRVFIWPVADELHQLERFWHDVRPLVVT; encoded by the coding sequence ATGGACTTCGGGGCTCACCCATATACCCTCGATCATCTCGTGGCGTACACGAAGACTGCCGCACAACTCGGTTTCCGTGCACTGTCGGTCAACGACCACATGGTCTTTTCGGTGCCCTGGCTCGACGGACCGATCGCACTTGCGGCGGTCATGGAGCACTCAGCGGAGATGGCGCTCGCGACGACGGTCGCGCTCGCGGTCGTGCGTGGCCCGGTGCCGGTCGCGAAGACGCTGGGGGCGATCGATCGTCTGTCCGGCGGTCGGCTGGTCGTGGCGGTAGGTCCGGGCTCATCGGCTGAGGACTACGCGGCTGTCGGCATCGATTTCTCGGAACGTTGGCAACGCTTCGACGAGGCAATCGGCGTGCTACGGGCGCTGTGGCGGCGCGACGGCGTCCCGTTCGTCGGGCGCTTCTATTCGACCGAAGGTCTGTCCCTGGATCCCCTGCCTGCGCAGCCCGGCGGACCACCGATTTGGGTGGGTAGCTGGGGTTCTGACGCCGGGCTTCGTCGCGTGGCTCGTCTCGCCGACGGCTGGCTGGCATCTGCCTACAACACCACACCAGACCTGTTCGGCGAAGCCTGGCAAGCCTTGCGCTCGAAGCTGACAGACCGCGGTAAGAACCCCGCCACGTTCCCCAACGCGCTGGCGACGATGTGGTGCTACATCACCGACGACCGCGACGAAGCCGACCGCATCCTCCGAGAGCGGGTGATACCCACCGTGCACCGGCCCGAGCACGTGCTTCGCGAACGTCTCCCGATCGGCCCTCCCGAACTCTTCGCCGAGAAACTGACGGCGTTCGCGAAGGCAGGCGTGCAACGCGTCTTCATCTGGCCGGTTGCCGACGAACTGCACCAGCTCGAACGCTTCTGGCACGACGTGCGACCGCTCGTCGTTACGTAG